The genomic region AAAGTGACACTGCCCTACACAGGCAGGCATGAAGTCCTTCATCAGGAACCAGCTTCCAGGTATATTCCCTCTTGTTGGGAAATGACTGGGCATTACCTCCTAATTCCTAGCCACTTTGCTGATTTCAAGTAGCCAAGGGCTGgattttgaaagcagagttcagcCTGACCTAAAAGAACTTCCAGAAACTTAGAGCCAACTCACTGCAGGGAGCTCTCAAGGGTAGCAGGTTTCCGGTCCCTGGCACTGGATCAGATGAGATGGATGCTCCCTGTGGGGATGTGGGGAGGAGCTTCTCCAGGTATGGATGGTCCACATAGAGGGACGCCTCCAAAGTGTTTTCAGTGTTCAGCATACACCTTTGATGAACAAATgtgtagtttgtttcttttttaaactgaactatagttgatttacaatactgtgttggtatCGGGTGAACAAACGTGGTTTTtacttgtttaatttttcttgtattaCTGTAACCCATGTATTTATTCAAATTTGTTGAATCAATAATTGGACTTAGTATTTTGTGTCCTTGTAAATTTTTATTAGTAattcacttaattttattttgccAGTGTTTAGGTTTGTGAAGATAGAAAATAGAAACCACAGCCAGAAAATTCACACTAGCCTTTCAGTGCAGAGAGTTTGAGAGTCCCAGGTAGGGATTTAGGTAACTAGGGGTGTGAGTCCAACTTCTTTAGAGCCTATCAAGCCTAAAATCTATGAGGAACTGAAGTTACTCAGGGCAATCAGGATGGAAAATGTAGCCACCAACCCTTGACATGAGAATGGAGGGGACCCTGAATCTGCTCAGCACACTTAGTTTATTAGGGATTAATGTTTTGTTCTAGTAGCCATGTCTCTACAGTTCTCATCCAGTCTCCTACACCAGCCCTGGATGGCACAAAAGCCCTTATTCCCAATGCATAGAAAAGAAAGCTGAATCAGAATGGGGTCAACAACCTTTATTATCATTCACATATTTCCTAGGAAAGGGAATGTAGCAATCAAGTCAGAGTTGTATAAAATGCAGGTTGGCCGACGCTCCTCCATTGATATCCGGGAGCAGGCTCTCCCCGACATCAGGCGCAGCAGCTGCACTTGTCCGAGGCGCCTTTGCAGATGCAGCCCTGGGCACACTTGGCACAGCCCACggggcagcaggagcagcagcctgGGAAGAGATGGGGCAAAGCGGGTGTCGGCGATGCGTTTCCCAGGCAACTCCCCGCCCAACAGCAACCCTGCGGCAAAGCCCTCAGACCCAGAGGACCCTGAGTGCAGAAAAACATGCCCTAAGACAGCTTGGAAGACCTTTGGCATTTGAGTTCTACTAGGAAGTGGCTGCCTGGTTCCATCTAAGCCCAGGACAGGGCAGAAAGTTAGAAGCAGCAGTGACAGGTGGGTGCCCAGCGGCAAAAGAGGGCCAGGCCCCCAGAACCATGCACTCAGAACCCATTCTgggttccctccctcccccaagctGCAGCACACCCCACCCACCACCTCCCTGGGTTTCCAGAGGAGTCCCCACACTCACTCTTCTTGCAGGAGAGACATCTGCAGGCCTTGCAGGTGCAGGAGCCAGCGCAGCTGCAGGAGCCGCCTGCGGGGGAGGGAAAGGCCAGTGGtgagcagggggaggaggagcCACTGCAGACATGGCAGTGCCCTCCCCATCCTCCTGGGTCAGGACCAGCCCTGGGAGCTCCCGTCCAGCACAGAACGGACAGAAGGCTCAttctcccaccccccaccgcaGCCCAGCCCCCTGCTCTGCCCGTCGGTGCAAAGGGCTATGTACTGTCTTGTATTTACCCCCAAGGATGAGCCCAGGCTCCGGTGCCCATTCAGGAAGCCTGGGTCTGATGGCCGGGACCTTCTGTCTGAGCCCGGAAGGGGCAatatcccctcccccacccagcctAGGCAATACGGAGGCCTGGACAGAGCACTGGAGCCGACCCAGAGGCTTCGTGACACCTGGATGATGTGGGACCGGGCAGCCTTGAGCCTCAGATCTCTTGCCTCTGAAACGGAAGACTCTAGGAGGAAGGGAACGCTCTAATTGGAGATGAAGGCGCTAGTTTTGGTAGAAAGCACATGCTGGGTTAACTATAGAAGCTCACCCAAAATACTCCCTCTTCTAAACCCTGGGACACTTCTTGGTATTGGGGAGGGGACATTCGAAGTCCCAGAGCCAGGATCCCTTACCAGTGGAGCAGGAGCAGTTGGGGTCCATTCGGAGACGAGGTGAGGCCGTCCAAAGCAAGTGGCAAAGAGGAGGTACTCGGGCCGGTTGGAATCCAGGAACGCGCGGTTTAGTTTATACCCAGAGGAGGCGGCCCGGGCGCAGAGGCCCCGCCCCGGCCTTGCACTCCGCCCGCCCGGCTGGGTGGATCCACGCGGCCCGCTCCGCCGCGCTGCGCTGAGCGCACCTGGCAGCGCCCGCCCAGCGCAGGTTCAGTGAGCAAGACTTCGGTCCGTGCGCAGTGCCCGGAGCGCCCTCTTTGGCACGAGAACTCGCGGAGGGAAGGTGTGCCGGGTTGCTCTCGGTGTCCCAGCTTCTCTGCCCGCCCCTTCCCAATTTTCCCAAGGTAGGATGCCACCTTTGTTCCAAGAACCCAATCATCCGTCTTCGCCACCCCATCCCCACCGCCACCCCCCTCGCCGCCCGTTCCTTTGTACTCCAGTTCTCAAGTTCGTCCTTTCCGGAGCCCGTGTGCAACCCCAGCCTGTGCTCACGTCCCTGCTGAACGGGGGCGGCGGTGGAAAAACCCGAGCGTTTCCTCCCCCAGTGCTCAGAAGGCCTTTGGCCTTGTTTTTCTGTCTCAATTCAAGGCGGACACTGCGCCCGGGGGCGTCTCCTTTGAGTATAAACTTTGAGTGAAATGGCCTCTACTTCCATCCTTACTCCACTCTAGTTTGAAGGGATATATGGGCACATTTGTCTGGGTCCTTTGCGTATCTCTACAGCCTAGCCACCCCACCTCACTCCAGAAAAGATGTTCAGAATGTGGGATGCGTCCAGAGGAGGGATTATTTTTTAGGTGATATTTAGACCTAGCCTTACATATCATATCATTTTGTAATTGTTTCTCTTTCAGTGTTCCTATTTGACAGCATTTTGTGTGTCACATCTggttaatctttttctttttttttttttttaatctttcatccCTCACAATGAATCTAAAAGAGGGACACTATTATTTATGAGCCCATTTTGCTGATGGGAAGGGAAGTCACACggatgttaagtaacttgttcacAGAGCTAGGAATTAGTGCCACTGGATCTGAGTCCAGTCAGCTTCCCAAGGGAAGGAGAAGGTCAAGGATCAAGTTTTCCTTTGATGTGTCTTCAACATCAGTGCACTGCTTGAGATCTTTTAAAGAGACATAGGCCTCAAGCTTGTCAACTCTCCAGGCTTGTGTTGTGATTTTTGTCTTCAGGGACCTAGACTgtcttttcctcctccaagaTACCACACTGGTCCAGTACATTGATGGTATGCCGATTGGAGCTAGTTGCAAAACATAGCAAGTACTCTAGGCTTATGGGTAAGACTGCAATGGGGCTAAGAAAGCCTATGTCAACAGAGGAGATCCGTTAGGGCATCTCTTAGTACTACCCTGCCTTGAGATTAAAGTCAGTGGGAAACCACTATAACAACCCAATCAAGACCAGACTGATAAAGGCCCAGACCCTTCAAAAATGAAGGTTTAGGGTCAGCCCACCAGATCAAGAACCATGACCAGATGAGGTACAAGCAGGGGGCAAAGTGAACACAGAGTAGGCCGAAGAAGGTATTTATAAATGTCAGCTGTGACCATATGACTGgttccagaaacagaaatgacacCTGTAACTATTATGAGTActtcttcattattttcttacaaatatgtaatatatataaatatgtaaataatatatttgttgttgtttagtcactaagttgtgtccatgaccccatggactatcacccaccaggctcctctggccatgggaatttccaaggcaagaatactggagtgggttggcatttccttctctgggggatctttcctatccagggatcaaacctgcatcttctgcattggcaggcagattctctacccctgagcaaccagggaagtgcatgtaatatatatatataggtaaatatatatatatggcaaatatatttatttgctttatttgctTCCCTCTTTTATTCCCTTCTCATGTAACATAGAATGTATTGACTGTATATTGTAGTATTTATGTATTGTTAATATCACAGTGTTTAAGTTACATGATAGCAAGTACATGAGTGACCATCACCCAAGGACTTTGCATCCTCCTTTGAGGACAGTGTTATACATTTTCAGTTGTAGGTCAGGTAGTTGTGTTGTGTTAGACAGAAGTATGATCTTGTTATTGTCTTTGCTGGGAGATTAAGTATGGTTTAAGAAGTTGTATGGGTGACAAGTGATGGTCTGTAATGGTTAGTTTTACATGCCAACATGTCTAGGCTATCATACCCAGTCCTTGATCACACATGCTAGCctgatgttgctgtgaaggtgttttttttttttttttacatgattaACATTTAAAGCAGTATACTTTGAGAAAAGCAGATTACCCTTCATAATGTGGAAGGCCTCATCCAGTCAGTGGAGGCCTTAGAGAAAAAATGAGGTCTCTTGAAAAGGAGAGAATTGGGCCTCCAGATGGCCTTTAAACTCAGGGTTGCAACCAACATCAACTCCTACTGGAATTTCCAGGCTGCTGGCTGGTCCTGCAAATTTCAGTCGTGCCAGTTTCCACAGTTACATAAGACAATTTCTTAAATCtggcgctctctctctctctatctacatcctactggttctgtttctttggagatgctgatacaaatatattttaaaacatataaagcaTTTAAATGTTAAGTAAAATACTGGTGCAAGTGTGGTAGCAGAAATCGCAGCAATTGTCTGTATGCACCATAACGGCACAGACTGCTGTGCTCGGGGTTATAAACCCCAGTGCTGATCACAATTTTGTGAGAATCAGTGACTCTTTTGGGACCACAGGTCACATGCTCAAGTGACTGATGAAGACAACACAGGACATACACCTAGGCACACCAGCACTGCTTCTGTGTCTAGAGGGTACTTGAATAGCCGCTATGTtatgaataataatgataataataaatagctGACATTATAGACCACTCACCATATGCTGAGTACCATACTAAGTTTTTTACATGTATTAGTTCTTTACTCTCCTGAGCCAtatgcttttgtttaaaaaatatttatttatttggctgcaccaggtcgtAGTTGTCGCATGTGGGAttcagttccctcaccagggatcgaacctgggccccctgcattgagagcgcagtcttagccactggaccaccagggaagtccctgagctGTAGGCTTTTATTTTGCCCCTCAAACAGTGGTCGAGACTGAGCCAGAGAGAGGTTACGTCCTATGACTGTAAGGGACGCGGGTAGGATTGGTACTCTTGCAAGCGGACTGCACATTCTGCCCCCACCCAGGCTCCTACACCCCAACTTTACATGACCAGCAAGGATGCTGAAAGCTGGCACAGGGGCAGCAGTGGGAAGCGCGCTGAGCAGGCAGCTCTGTGACCTCTCTGGAATTCAGTTTCCCACGTGTCAAGTCAGGAGCACATTCGGACCTTTTTGAAAGGTCCTTCTACCTCTGAACAGTGAGAGGCAGGGTTTAGCATTCAGTGACATCATGATCTACCAGCTGTGGCCAGGTGGTGAGATCAGCTGTAGTATAGTTTCAGGCCTCTGACCTctaagctgtgtgtccttgggcaggttgcttaacctctctgaaactGGCACAGTCACTCCAGCCCCTGTACATTCACTCTCTCACTGGTTCCTGTGCAGATCAGATGACGTGGTTGGGAATGTGTCCAAATGCTGTGGCAGCATCTTGTCCTGGGGGTGCTCACTGAAGGTCTTCCATACTCCCTTTAGCACCAGATCAGCAAATTTCCAATCCCACCCTTAACCTCCAGCCCAGAGTATTGCTTCTAAACCAATGAAGCTTTCCCCAAGAGCTTGTTGGGAGCTGAAAGGATTCTGTCTCTGCGAATGTCAATGTGGATATAGTGATCAGAGTGGCCATTGTCTGTTAAGCCAGGACACTATCATTTAATCCCCACGTAGAGATATAATCTCCTTTTCACAAATGGgaaaatgggggcttccctggtggctcagtggtaaagaatccgcctaccagtgcaggagccacaggtttgatccctgatccaggaagattccacaggccatggagcagctaagcccatgtgccacaactttcaagcctgtgcttcacaagagaagctactgcaatgagaagcccgtgcacaactagagagtggcccctgctcaccacaactagagaaaaaccaatgcagcatcaaagacccagcacagtcaaatatatatatatatattaatgggAGAA from Muntiacus reevesi chromosome 2, mMunRee1.1, whole genome shotgun sequence harbors:
- the LOC136158679 gene encoding metallothionein-1E is translated as MDPNCSCSTGGSCSCAGSCTCKACRCLSCKKSCCSCCPVGCAKCAQGCICKGASDKCSCCA